CCGCGTCTCGTCATGGCCGCCTCGGAGCTGTGCGGGACGTTCAGCGCCTACCGCGCTCCCGCCCCGGTGCGCGAGCTTCTCGAGGAGCTCGCGCGACGGGACGAGCTTCCCGCCCTCGGCGGCTGGCGCCCGGTGCTCGACCGCGAGGGGCGCCTCACCGACCTCTGGTCGCGGCCGCCCCTCGCCACGCCGGCCGACCTCGCGAGCCTTGCGGAGCGTGCGAGGGGCAGGCGCGGTTGCCGCGCGCTGGCGGCCGCGTCGCGGCTCGTGGTGCCGGGCGCAGCGTCTCCCCTCGAGGTGCAGACGGGCATGCTGCTCGGGCTTGACCCCGGGCTCGGCGGGGAGGGGCTCGGCGGGTTCACCCACAACGCGCGCCTGGCGCTCGGCGCGCGAGCCCGTGCGCTCGCCGGAAGGGGGAGCTGCTACTGCGACATCTTCTGGGATGGAGAGGGCACCCGCCCGCCGGTCGACCTCGAGTGCCAGAGCGGCCTGTTCCACGCCGACGAGCGAGGGGCCCTGTCCGACGCCGACCGCTCCCTCGCGCTTGCGAGCATGGGCGTCGAGGTCCTCGAGGTGACGCGCGCCCAGCTCACGAACATGCGCCGCTTTGACGCCCTCGCCCGGATGGTCGCGGAGAAGCTGGGGCGGGAGGTGCCCGCCCGCACCCCGGAGTTCCTCCGCCTGCGCGCCGCGCTGCGACGGGAGGTTCTTGTCGACATGAGGTCGATCGTCGACTGACCCGGGACCACGCGTATGCCCGCCCTCGCCGAGTGTACGAAACTCACCCGCATGCGGTCGTCTGCGGAGCGGATCTGCCGGCATTTCCGCAGGTCGCCGATTATCCAGACACGTCGGGTGTGCGGAGTTTCGTACACTCGGCGAGGAAGGGCAAGCGAGAAGGGCAGGCGAGAAGGGCAGGCGAGAAGGGCGGACGAGAAGGGCGGACGAGAAGGGCGGACGAGAAGGGCGGACGAGAAGGGCGAGCGAGAAGGGCGGCGGCTCGCGGCCGCATGTGACAAGCAGGTGACGGCGCCTTGACGCGCCCCCGCGCGCGTGCCATCGTCTGCGTGGAAGATTCGCGACGGGGGAGGTTGCTGCGATGGAGCGCGTGCGGGCATGTGTCGTGGGGGCCACGGGATATGCGGGGGTCGAGCTGTGCCGCCTCGTCCTCTCCCATCCCGCGCTGGAGCTCGCGATGGCCACGGACCGCAAGGAGGCGGGCACGCGCCTCGACGCCGTCTACCCCTCGCTCGCCGGCTGCTGCGACGTGACCCTGTCGCTCCCCGAGCCCGACGCCATCGCCGGGGCGGCCGACGTCGCCTTCCTCGCCGTGCCGCACACCGCGAGCCTGGAGCTCACGCCGGGCCTGCTGGCGCGCGGCGTCGACGTGATCGACCTCTCCGCCGACTATCGCCTGCACGACCCTGCCGTCTACGAGGCCTGGTACGCCACGCCGCACACCTCGCCTGAGCTGCTCTCGCGCACCGTGTACGGCCTGCCCGAGCTCTTCCGTGACGGCGTGCGGGCGCTCGCCGCGCGCCGTCGCGCCGGAGAGGCCGTGCTCGTCGCCGTTCCGGGCTGCTACCCCACGGCGACGGCGCTCGCCGCAGCTCCGGCGCTGGCATCCGGCGTCGCGACCGGCGACCTCGTGATCGCCGACGCCATCTCCGGCGTCTCCGGCGCGGGTCGCGGCTGCAACGCGCGCACCCACTTCTGCCACGCCAACGAGTCCGTGGAGGCCTACGGCGTTGCCAAGCACCGCCACACGCCGGAGATTGAGCAGACGCTCTCCGAGGTGGTCGGCCGCGAGATGTCCGTCGTCTTCACGCCGCATCTGGCGCCGCTCACCCGCGGGCTGCTCTCGACCGTCTACCTGGAGGCGGCGCCCGACGTGACCGCCGAGGACGTCCGGGCCGCCTACGAGCGCGCCTACGAGGACGAGCCGCTGGTCACGGTGCTGCCGTCCGGTCAGATGCCCGCCACCGCCTCGGTGGCAGCCACCGCGCGCGCCCAGGTGGGCGTGGCGCTCGACGCGCGGCGACGACGCACGATCGTCGCGTCGTGCGCGATCGACAACCTCGGGAAGGGCGCGGCCGCGCAGGCCGTCCAGTGCGCCAACGTCGTGCTGGGGCTTCCCGAGACGACGGGGCTCCTCGCCCCGGCGCCCCTCATCTGACCAGCTACCACGGAGAAGGACCTCATGACCGACATATCCCCGCTTGCAGTGCCCGCGGCGCCCGACGCGCCCGAGGCCTGCGGCTTTGCCTCCTGCGAGGGTGGCGTCTGCGCCGCGGCGGGAATCTCCGCCGCCGGCGTCTCCGCCGGCTTCCGCAGGAACCCCGAGCGACTCGACCTGGCCCTCGTCGTCGCCGACGAGCCCTGCGTCGCCGCCGCAACCTTCACCACCAACCGCTTCTGCGCGGCGCCCGTCACGGTGAGCCGCGCCCACGCCGCCGACGGGCGCGCCCGCGCCGTCGTGCTCAACTCCGGCAACGCCAACGCGGCGACCGGCGAGGACGGCCTGGCGTGCGCCGAGCGCGCCTGCGAGCGCGTCGCCGCCGAGCTGGGCTGCGACCCGGACGACGTGCTCGTGTGCTCCACGGGCGTGATCGGCGTGCCGCTGCCGTGGGAGCCCTACGAGGCGGGCGTGCCCGCCGTCGCGGCCGCGCTCTCCCACGACGCGCGTGGCGCCCACGACGCCGCCTGTGCCGTCATGACCACCGACACGGTGCCCAAGGAGGTCTCGCTCTCGGGGATCATCCCGCAGCGGGACGGCTCCGAGCGGACCGTCCGCGTGGGCGGCTTCGTCAAGGGCTCGGGCATGATCCAGCCCAACATGGCGACGATGCTCGCGGTGCTCGCCACCGACGCCCCGCTCACCGTCGACGCCGCCCGCGACGCCCTGCGCGCCGCCGTGGGCCAGAGCTTCAACAAGGTGACCGTGGACTCCGACACCTCCACCAACGACACCTGCATCCTGCTCGCCACGGGCGCCGCCGGCGGCGAGCCGATCGACCGCGCGCACCCGGCGTATCCAGCCGTGGCCGCGGCCGTGCGCGCCGCGTGCGTGGACCTCGCGCGCAGGATAGCCGCGGACGGGGAGGGCTCGACCAAGCTCGTTACCGTGACCGTCACGGGTGCCTCCAGCGACGCCGACGCGGACGCCGTGGCGCGTGCCGTGGCAAACTCGCCGCTGGTCAAGACCGCCATCTTCGGCCATGACGCCAACTGGGGCCGCGTGGCCGCCGCCGCCGGAAAGTGCGGCGTGCCCTTCGACCAGCGCGCCGTCGACATCGACTTCCTCGGCGTGCCGGTGTGCCGCGGCGGCCTCACCGTGCCGATGGACGAGGAGGACATGCTCCGCCGCTTCGAGGCGCCGGAGATCCCGATCACCGTCGACCTCGGCATGGGGGAGCGCAGCACCCGCGTGTGGACCTGCGACCTCACCCACGACTACGTTACGATCAACGGCGACTACCGGACGTAGCCGGCAGGGCCGGGACGACCCTACGTTCTTCTCGCCAGCGTACCTAAGGAGCAGACATGAAGCAGCGCGACCGACAGGAGCGGGACGCCGCGGCCTCCAAGGTCGACGTCCTGAACGAGGCCCTGCCGTGGATCCATCGCAGCGCGGGCAAGACCTTCGTCATCAAGTACGGCGGCTCGGCCATGGAGGACCCCGAGCTCTGCCGCCAGGTGGTGGCCGACATCGAGATGCTCAAGCTGCTGGGGATCCGCATCGTGCTCGTCCACGGCGGGGGCAAGGCGATCAGCGCCCACGTCCGCGCCCTCGACCTGCCGGTGCAGTTCAAGGGCGGCCTGCGCGTGACCGACGACGCCACGATGGAGGCCGTCCGCGAGGTGCTCGTGGGCAAGGTCAACCAGGACCTCGTCTGGGCGCTCAACGAGTACGGCCACAACGCGGTGGGCATCTCCGGCGCCGACGGCAAGACGCTCAAGGCCGAGCAGATTGACCCCGAGCTTGGCCGCGTGGGCCGCATCCGGGAGGTCGACCCGAGCCTGATCGAGACCATCCTCGAGGACGGCTACATCCCAGTCGTGGCGACGGTGGGCTGCGCGCCGGACGGCTTCTACAACATCAACGCGGACGTGGCCGCCGGCAAGATCGCCGAGGCGATGGGCGCCGACAAGCTCATCTACCTCACGGACGTCGACGGACTCTACGGCGACGTCAACGACGAGGACTCCCTCATCCAGACCCTCACGCGCGCGGAGACCCACATGCTGCTGGAGTCCGGCGAGCTCGACGGCGGCATGCTGCCCAAGATCCGCTCGATCGCGGAGGCGCTCGACGGCGGCGTGTCGGAGGTGGTCATCCTCAACGGGACCTTCCCGCACTCCCTGCTTCTCGAGATCTTCACCGACGCCGGCTGCGGTACCATGTTCACCAGGGACTAGCGTCGGGGAAGGAGCACCTGATGTCCACAGACGAGAAGAACGACGTCACGTCGGCCGTCACGCCGGAGGAGCGTCAGCTCGACGACGCCTACGTGATGCACACCTACGCCCGGCTGGGCGTTGAGTTCGTGGAGGGGCGCGGCGCCACGCTGGTGGACGCCGCCGGGCGCGAGTACATCGACCTTCTCGGCGGCATCGGCTGCGCGAGCCTGGGCCACGCCCACCCCGCCGTGGTCGAGGCCCTGCGCGAGCAGGCCGGGCGCGTCTGGCAGACGAGCAACTACTTCTATGCCGCCGGGCGCGGCGAGCTGGCCGCGGCGCTGTCGGCCCTGCTCTCCACCACGACCGACGAGGGCGGCCACGAGATGGGCTCCACCGGGACCCACTGGAAGACGTTCTTCGCCAACTCGGGCGCCGAGGCCAACGAGGGCGCCATCAAGCTCGCCCGCCGCTGGGGCGAGACCCGCCTCGACGGCGCGAGCGCCATCGTGACCGCGCGCCAGAGCTTCCACGGCCGCACCCTGGCGACGCTCGCCGCCACCGGCCAGGACCGGTTCCACCGCAGCTTCCGGCCGCTGCCCGAGGGCTTCGTGTCGGTGCCGCTGAACGACATCTACACCCTGCGCGAGCGCGTGGAGCGCGGGGGCGTGTGCGCCGTCATGCTCGAGTGCGTGCAGGGCGAGGGCGGCGTGTGGAACGCCAACTACGACTACCTGCGCGACGTGCGCGAGCTCTGCTCCGAGAAGGGCCTCCTGCTGATCTGCGACGAGGTCCAGACCGGCTTCTACCGCTGCGGCTCGCCGTTCTGCTACCAGCGCTCCGGGATCGAGCCGGACGTCGTGGCCATGGCCAAGGGCATCGCGGACGGATTCCCCATGGGTGCGGTTGCGGCGCGCGCCGAGGTCGCCGACCTGCTGCAGCCCGGCGACCACGGCTCCACCTTCGGCGGCAGCCCGCTCGCCTGCGCGGTGGCGCTCGCCTGCGTGAACACGCTCGTGGACGAGGAGATGGGCGAGCACGTGCTCTCCGTCGGACGCCACCTGCGCCACCGCCTCACTGCCATGGACCACGTCACTGAGGTGCGCGGTCACGGCCTCATGCGCGGCGCCCAGCTCGACGCGCCGATCGCGTCGCAGCTTGTGGAGGAGGGCCTGGCCGAGGGCCTGGTCATGAACCACGTGGGCGACTCCATCCTGCGCTTCCTGCCGCCGCTCGTGATCACCGCCGAGGAGGTCGACGAGGCCTGCGACCGTCTCGAGGCGCTCATCGGCCGCCTGGGGTAGAGCGGTTTCCACGACGGAAGCGACGGCGAGCCCGGGGACTGCCCCGGGCTCGCCGTCGCATTGTTCCGCCAATTGTCCCTGAGACAGTTTTAGGCAGTTTATTCCGTACCCACGAAGTATCCCCCATTCGTCAGGTAAAAGAAGAGCAGGTAGAGAATTGCTACCTGCTCGGTGATACTTCTGTACCTGAGCATAAACTGCCTAAAAGTGTAAATGCGACACGATCGACGCTCGCGCCTACGCCTCAGTGCGCTCGGGAACGCGCAGCATCGTGACAAACCCCACGACGAAGAGCACCGCGATCGAGAGCACGCCGAGGCTTGAGTTCCCGGTGAGCGCGGTGAACGTGCCCACGAGAAACGTTCCCAGGATGGCGGCGTACTTGCCGAAGATGTCGAAGAACCCAAAGTACTCGTTGGCGCGCTCCTTGGGGCAGAGCTTGCCGAACTCGCTGCGTGAGAGCGCCTGGATGCCGCCCTGGAACATGCCCACGAGGATTGCCAGGAACCAGAACTCCGCCGCAGAGCGCAGGAAGAACGCAGCGAAGAGCGTGATGCCAAAGTACGCGGCGATCGCGATCAGCAGCATGCGCCGCGTCCCGTACCTGGACGAGAGGCGCCCGTAGATGATGGCGGAGGGGAAGGCCACGAACTGCGTCACCAGGAGGGCCAGCACGAGCTGCGTGGAGTCGATGCCCAGCTCGGTGCCGTAGCTCGTGGAGAGCTTGATGATGGTGTGGACGCCGTCGATGTAGAAGAAGTACGCGATCATGTAGTAGCGGATCGCGCGGTTTGCCCAGATCTCGCGCAGCGTGCCGGCCAGGCCGCGAATCGCGTTCGTCACGGCGTGCGGCGCGCGCGGCTTGTAGTGGAGCTGCTTCACGTTCTTGAGCAGGGGCACGGTGAAGGCGGCCCACCAGACGGCGGTGATGCAGAACGCGATCTGCATGGCCGTCTGCAGCGTGATGCCCAGCGCCTCGTAGCCCAGGACTACGCCCAGGCAGGCGATGAAGGGCACGCAGCTGCCGATGTAGCCCCAGGCATAGCCGGCCGAGGAGATCTCGTCCATGCGCTCGTCGGTGGTGGTGTCGACGAGCAGCGCGTCATAGAAGACCATCGAGGAGTTGAGCGCCACGGAGGAGATCACGTAGATGACGAGAAACGCGAGCGCCGTGGTCACGAAGCCGAGCGCCACCGTCGCAACGACGCCCGTGCCCACGCAGCCCACGATGAACTTCTTCTTCATGCCCTGCATGTCGGCGATCGAGCCGAGGACGGGCATGAGCAGGGCGATAATCAGCGACGCCACCGTCTCCGCGTAGCTCCACGCCACGACCACGCCGCCGTCGGGGGAGAGCGAGGAGAAGTAGATGGGGATCACGCTCGTGGCGAGAAGGACGAGCGCGGAGTTGCCCACGTCGTAGACGATCCAGCTCTTCTCGGCCTTGGTCATCTTCTGGTGCGCCATGTGCTTCCTTTCCTGCGACGCCGCAACATGTCCATGTTACGCGTCCGCAGCGCCCGGCGCAGGTAAGAAGTGGGTAAGCGCAGGCGCTCGAGCGTCTCGCCATAGGTAAGGAGACCCATGAACGTGGAAGACCTCATCGCCCGTATGACGCTCGAGCAGAAGTGCGCGCTGCTCTCGGGGGCGACGGAGTTCACCACCCGTCCCTTCCCGGCGCTCGGCATTCCCGAGCTGCGCTTCTCGGACGGCCCGAGCGGGCTGCGCAAGCAGGCGGGCGCGTCCGACCACCTGGGGCTCAACCCGTCTCCGTGCGCGCCTGGACCCGCCGAGACGGAGCGGATGCGGAAAACGGCGCCCCTGGAGGGCCGATTTTCCGTAGTTGCTCCGTCTCGGCGGGTTTGGGTTCGGCGGTCTGGGTTCAGCGGGTGGAGGAGGCGGGTTTGGGTTCGGGTTGCTTGGGTACGGCTGGCGGGGGGCGGACGTCGGTGGGCGAGGGGAACGGCGTGCCGTGGAATGGGGCATAATCGAGAGAGACCACGACGAAAGGGCCCTCGATGCCTGCCATCCTCACGCATGACCTCTTCGGTCGCGGCGTCCTCGAGGACGCCGCCAGCCTCCTCAAGATGCGCTCCGTCGACGAGCGCGACGCATTCCTCCTGGGCAACCAGGGCCCGGACCCGCTCTTCTACCTCGCGATCGACCCGCTCATGCACAAGTGGCGCCCGCTCGGCAACGCCCTGCACGAGGCCGCGCCCGCAGAGGTCCTGCTCGCCATGCGGGAGGCCGCGCTGCGCCTGGAGGGCCGCGAGCGCTCCGTCGCGCGCGCCTACGTGGCCGGCTTCGCCTGCCACTGGCTGCTCGACTCCACGGTGCACCCCTTCGTCTACTTCTGGCAGAACGGCATCACCTCGGCGGGCGTGAGCGGCCTCGACGAGGCGGCCGCCCCGCGAGTTCACGCGGAGATAGAGCGCGACCTCGACGAGATGGTGCTCTTCTCGACGACCGGGCGCACGGTCGAGCGCTGGCGCCCGCACGAGCGGACCCTCGCCGCCTCGCGCCCCGTCCTCGCCGCGATTGACAAGCTCTACTTCTACGCGGCGCTCTGGGTCTTCGAGCGCGCGATCGACCCGCGCACGTTCTCCACCGCGGTGCGCGAGTTCCGTCTCGTCCAGCGCGTCTTTGACTCGCCCTCGGGCGGCAAGCGCCGGCTCCTGGGCACCGTGGAGCGCCTGGCGACGCGCCAGCGCTTCTCGCTCGTGTGCTCGATGTCGCATCGCGTGCGCCCGGAGGACACCTCCGACTTTGACAACCGCGAGCGCCGCCCGTGGGAGAACCCCTTCACCCACGAGGTCTCCACGGCGAGCTTCTGGGAC
Above is a genomic segment from Olsenella timonensis containing:
- a CDS encoding acetylornithine/succinylornithine family transaminase, with the protein product MSTDEKNDVTSAVTPEERQLDDAYVMHTYARLGVEFVEGRGATLVDAAGREYIDLLGGIGCASLGHAHPAVVEALREQAGRVWQTSNYFYAAGRGELAAALSALLSTTTDEGGHEMGSTGTHWKTFFANSGAEANEGAIKLARRWGETRLDGASAIVTARQSFHGRTLATLAATGQDRFHRSFRPLPEGFVSVPLNDIYTLRERVERGGVCAVMLECVQGEGGVWNANYDYLRDVRELCSEKGLLLICDEVQTGFYRCGSPFCYQRSGIEPDVVAMAKGIADGFPMGAVAARAEVADLLQPGDHGSTFGGSPLACAVALACVNTLVDEEMGEHVLSVGRHLRHRLTAMDHVTEVRGHGLMRGAQLDAPIASQLVEEGLAEGLVMNHVGDSILRFLPPLVITAEEVDEACDRLEALIGRLG
- a CDS encoding zinc dependent phospholipase C family protein, yielding MPAILTHDLFGRGVLEDAASLLKMRSVDERDAFLLGNQGPDPLFYLAIDPLMHKWRPLGNALHEAAPAEVLLAMREAALRLEGRERSVARAYVAGFACHWLLDSTVHPFVYFWQNGITSAGVSGLDEAAAPRVHAEIERDLDEMVLFSTTGRTVERWRPHERTLAASRPVLAAIDKLYFYAALWVFERAIDPRTFSTAVREFRLVQRVFDSPSGGKRRLLGTVERLATRQRFSLVCSMSHRVRPEDTSDFDNRERRPWENPFTHEVSTASFWDLFDAARARVLPVLDELLSAELDLDGARGLTADLNFEGAPTPPGEKIAW
- a CDS encoding MFS transporter translates to MAHQKMTKAEKSWIVYDVGNSALVLLATSVIPIYFSSLSPDGGVVVAWSYAETVASLIIALLMPVLGSIADMQGMKKKFIVGCVGTGVVATVALGFVTTALAFLVIYVISSVALNSSMVFYDALLVDTTTDERMDEISSAGYAWGYIGSCVPFIACLGVVLGYEALGITLQTAMQIAFCITAVWWAAFTVPLLKNVKQLHYKPRAPHAVTNAIRGLAGTLREIWANRAIRYYMIAYFFYIDGVHTIIKLSTSYGTELGIDSTQLVLALLVTQFVAFPSAIIYGRLSSRYGTRRMLLIAIAAYFGITLFAAFFLRSAAEFWFLAILVGMFQGGIQALSRSEFGKLCPKERANEYFGFFDIFGKYAAILGTFLVGTFTALTGNSSLGVLSIAVLFVVGFVTMLRVPERTEA
- the argC gene encoding N-acetyl-gamma-glutamyl-phosphate reductase, with the translated sequence MERVRACVVGATGYAGVELCRLVLSHPALELAMATDRKEAGTRLDAVYPSLAGCCDVTLSLPEPDAIAGAADVAFLAVPHTASLELTPGLLARGVDVIDLSADYRLHDPAVYEAWYATPHTSPELLSRTVYGLPELFRDGVRALAARRRAGEAVLVAVPGCYPTATALAAAPALASGVATGDLVIADAISGVSGAGRGCNARTHFCHANESVEAYGVAKHRHTPEIEQTLSEVVGREMSVVFTPHLAPLTRGLLSTVYLEAAPDVTAEDVRAAYERAYEDEPLVTVLPSGQMPATASVAATARAQVGVALDARRRRTIVASCAIDNLGKGAAAQAVQCANVVLGLPETTGLLAPAPLI
- the argB gene encoding acetylglutamate kinase, which encodes MKQRDRQERDAAASKVDVLNEALPWIHRSAGKTFVIKYGGSAMEDPELCRQVVADIEMLKLLGIRIVLVHGGGKAISAHVRALDLPVQFKGGLRVTDDATMEAVREVLVGKVNQDLVWALNEYGHNAVGISGADGKTLKAEQIDPELGRVGRIREVDPSLIETILEDGYIPVVATVGCAPDGFYNINADVAAGKIAEAMGADKLIYLTDVDGLYGDVNDEDSLIQTLTRAETHMLLESGELDGGMLPKIRSIAEALDGGVSEVVILNGTFPHSLLLEIFTDAGCGTMFTRD
- the argJ gene encoding bifunctional glutamate N-acetyltransferase/amino-acid acetyltransferase ArgJ; the protein is MTDISPLAVPAAPDAPEACGFASCEGGVCAAAGISAAGVSAGFRRNPERLDLALVVADEPCVAAATFTTNRFCAAPVTVSRAHAADGRARAVVLNSGNANAATGEDGLACAERACERVAAELGCDPDDVLVCSTGVIGVPLPWEPYEAGVPAVAAALSHDARGAHDAACAVMTTDTVPKEVSLSGIIPQRDGSERTVRVGGFVKGSGMIQPNMATMLAVLATDAPLTVDAARDALRAAVGQSFNKVTVDSDTSTNDTCILLATGAAGGEPIDRAHPAYPAVAAAVRAACVDLARRIAADGEGSTKLVTVTVTGASSDADADAVARAVANSPLVKTAIFGHDANWGRVAAAAGKCGVPFDQRAVDIDFLGVPVCRGGLTVPMDEEDMLRRFEAPEIPITVDLGMGERSTRVWTCDLTHDYVTINGDYRT